Proteins found in one Quercus robur chromosome 2, dhQueRobu3.1, whole genome shotgun sequence genomic segment:
- the LOC126709845 gene encoding putative receptor protein kinase ZmPK1 isoform X1, whose protein sequence is MTTIILLLLSLTLFAPFSSSTFSKGSSLVSEKPTYVLTSPDNVFSAGFYSVGENAFCFAIWFSNSSTIVWVANRDQPVNGKRSKLSLLKNGNLILTDAGKFTVWATNTFSLSLVVQLSLYNAGNLVLQNTESVILWQSFDFPTNTLLPQQLLSRNTKLVSSRSQTNHSSGFYELFFYNNNVLSLLFNGPEVSSIYWPEPWLVSWEAKRSTYNNSRIAVLNSLGNFSSSDDFTFLSNDYGAVLHRRLTLDYDGNIRLYSWEKERQTWVVSWQANQKPCRINGVCGANSLCKYVVGSGRKCSCPPGYKMKDSVDWSYGCEPKFDLSHRNKNESVFLLLSNVEFYGYDVGYYSNYSFDDCTNSCLQLHNCNAVQYAFETGDCFCKSLLLNGYHSPDSGKNTYLRLPKSFESNKNLVKEFSLDCSREGTIQLDRTYVKNREKGIVKFLLWFACGVGGLELTCIFVVWCLLIKTRKSSDADNQGYGLAATRFRKFTYAELKKATNGFTEEIGIGAWGVVYKGVLSDSRVAAIKRLNEANQGEDEFLAEVSIIGRLNHMNLIDMWGYCAEGKHRLLVYEYMMHGSLAENLSSNALDWKQRFEIALGTAKGLAYLHEECLEWVLHCDIKPQNILLDSNYEPKVADFGLSKLQNRGVLNNPSFSRMRGTRGYMAPEWVFNLPITSKVDVYSYGIVVLEMVTGKNTIMGVHTTNVGVETKNKRLATWVKGKKNGEVATTSWIDDIMDPKMEGIYDKGRMEILVEMALQCLEEDKDERPTMKQVVEKLSSP, encoded by the coding sequence ATGACTACTATAATCTTGTTGCTTCTCTCTTTGACATTATTTGCTCCATTCTCATCTTCAACTTTTAGCAAAGGTTCATCTCTCGTCAGTGAGAAACCAACATATGTTTTAACTTCACCAGATAACGTTTTCTCTGCAGGCTTTTACTCCGTTGGTGAAAATGCTTTTTGCTTTGCCATATGGTTTAGCAACTCAAGCACTATAGTTTGGGTGGCAAACCGTGACCAGCCAGTTAATGGAAAGCGCTCAAAGCTCTCACTCCTCAAAAATGGCAATCTGATCTTAACTGATGCGGGTAAGTTCACTGTTTGGGCCACAAATACTTTTTCACTCTCCTTAGTAGTACAATTATCTCTCTATAATGCCGGTAATCTTGTTCTACAAAATACAGAAAGTGTTATTTTGTGGCAAAGCTTTGACTTCCCTACAAATACACTTCTTCCTCAACAATTACTCAGTAGAAACACAAAACTTGTCTCCTCCAGAAGCCAGACAAACCATTCCTCTGGTTTCTATGAGCTTTTCTTCTACAATAATAACGTTCTCAGCCTTCTTTTTAATGGTCCTGAGGTTTCTAGTATTTACTGGCCTGAACCGTGGCTTGTAAGCTGGGAGGCTAAAAGGTCCACGTATAACAATAGTAGAATTGCAGTGCTGAATTCCTTAGGAAACTTTAGTTCATCCGatgattttacttttttgtcaAATGACTATGGAGCAGTGCTTCATAGAAGATTGACACTTGATTATGATGGTAATATTCGATTGTATAGTTGGGAAAAGGAGAGGCAAACTTGGGTTGTTTCATGGCAAGCCAATCAGAAACCTTGCAGGATTAATGGGGTTTGTGGGGCCAACAGTCTGTGCAAATATGTTGTTGGTTCTGGGAGGAAATGCTCTTGCCCTCCAGGATACAAGATGAAAGATAGTGTTGACTGGTCGTATGGGTGTGAACCCAAATTTGATCTCTCTCATCGCAACAAAAACGAGTCTGTCTTTCTCCTGCTATCCAATGTTGAATTCTACGGGTATGATGTTGGTTACTACTCCAATTACAGCTTTGATGACTGTACAAATTCATGCTTGCAATTACACAATTGCAATGCAGTCCAGTACGCCTTTGAAACAGGTGATTGTTTCTGTAAGTCACTATTGCTGAATGGATATCATTCCCCAGATTCAGGAAAAAATACCTATTTGAGACTCCCAAAAAGCTTTGAGTCCAACAAAAATCTTGTAAAAGAATTTAGTTTAGATTGCTCAAGGGAGGGTACAATACAATTGGACAGAACATACGTTAAAAATCGTGAAAAGGGGATTGTGAAATTCCTGCTTTGGTTTGCATGTGGAGTGGGAGGACTTGAACTCACTTGTATCTTTGTGGTGTGGTGTCTTTTGATCAAAACGAGGAAAAGCTCAGATGCAGACAACCAAGGGTATGGTCTTGCTGCCACTAGATTCAGAAAATTTACCTATGCTGAGCTAAAAAAGGCCACAAATGGTTTTACTGAAGAGATCGGAATAGGTGCATGGGGAGTTGTATACAAAGGGGTATTGTCTGACAGTAGAGTTGCAGCAATCAAGCGTCTCAATGAAGCCAACCAAGGAGAAGACGAATTCCTAGCAGAAGTAAGCATCATTGGGAGGCTTAACCACATGAACTTGATAGACATGTGGGGTTATTGTGCTGAAGGGAAGCACAGGCTTTTGGTGTACGAGTATATGATGCATGGGTCTTTGGCAGAAAATCTCTCTTCTAATGCACTTGATTGGAAGCAAAGGTTTGAAATTGCTCTTGGTACTGCAAAAGGTTTAGCTTATTTGCATGAAGAGTGCTTGGAGTGGGTTTTACATTGTGACATAAAGCCTCAGAATATACTTCTAGACTCGAATTATGAACCAAAAGTGGCAGATTTTGGTCTATCTAAATTGCAAAACAGAGGTGTTCTTAACAATCCAAGCTTCTCAAGGATGAGAGGAACTCGCGGTTACATGGCTCCAGAGTGGGTCTTCAATCTGCCTATCACCTCCAAAGTGGATGTTTATAGCTATGGAATTGTTGTGCTGGAGATGGTGACTGGAAAGAACACAATAATGGGTGTCCACACTACAAATGTTGGagttgaaac